The Selenihalanaerobacter shriftii genome includes the window AGGAATTTTAGGAGTGGCTAATGAAAGTTTTGAGAAGGAATTTGAAGGCATCAAGGTTAATTTTAAAACCTTTCCAAAAGGTTCACTATTTATGGATGCTATAGCTACAGGTCAAGTTGATATCGGTTATGTAGGTCCTGGACCAGTATTAAATCGTTATTTACAAGGTGCAAAGGTAAAAGTTTTAGCTAGTGCCAGTATTGCTGGCAATGTAATTGTTGGTAATGAAAGTAGTCACATCTCTTCTCCTATCGATTTAGCAAATAAGACTATCGCTACCCCTGGTTTAGCTTGTAGCCATGACCTCTTATTAAGAAGATTCTTATGGAATAATGACCTTAAAATGAAGAAGCGCGGAGGCAATATTAAACAAGTTCTACAAAAACCAGCTGCCATGATGGGATTATTTGAACAAGAACAGATTGACGCTGCTGTTGTCTCCGAACCTTGGGCTGCCGTAATGGAAGAAAAGATTGACGCTAAAATTCTAGTAAACTGGAATGAAATGCCTTGGGGCGGTAAAATGCCTGCTACTGTAATTGCTACCACTACTGAATTTACTGAAGATCATCCTAAATTAGTAAAGAAATTCTTAAAAGTTAATGAGGATAATATTAACTTTATTAAAAATAATAGAAAAGAAAGCTTAAAATTAATTCAACAAGAAATTAAAAGAATTACTAAACAAAAATTATCGATTAATATCTTAGATCAAGCATTAACTAGAACTAAGCTTACCTCTAATATTGACCCTGAAATCATCCAAGAATTTGCTAATATATCTGGTGATTTAGGTGTAATTAAGAAAAGTACTGATGTTACAGGATTAGTTGACAAATCTTTCTTAAAAGAAATCAAACAGTGATTAGTGAAAAAGAAAGGAAGATAACTATGCAAATCGCAGATAATGTTTTAGAATTAATCGGTAATACTCCAGTTGTTAAATTAAATAAAATGCTTCCTAAAGATATTGCTGATATTTATATCAAACTAGAGTCTTTTAACCCTACTAGAAGTGTTAAAGCTCGACCTGCTTATAATATGATTGAACAAGCTGAAAAGGGAGGAACCTTGAAACCTGGTGGTACGATTATTGAGCCTACTAGTGGAAATACAGGAATTGGGTTAGCTATGACCGCCGCTGTTAAAGGATACAAAGCTATCTTAATTATGCCTGAATCAGCTTCTGAAGAAAGAATAAGTATAATGAAAGCCTATGGCGCGGAAGTTATATTAACTCCTGCTAATAAAGGAATGACAGGTGCAGTAAAAAAATCAGAAGAATTATTAACAAAGACTAAAAATAGTTTTATGCCTAATCAATTCAAAAACCCAGCTAATCCAAACGCTCATCGCCATACTACTGCACAAGAAATAGTTAGAACTTTTGATAATCTAGATCTCTTTATTAGCACTGCTGGAACTGGTGGGACTGTATCTGGCACTGGTGAAGAGTTAAAAAAAGAATTCCCTAACCTAAAAATCTATATTGTCGAATCAGAAAATTCCCCTGTTATCTCTGGTGGAAAGTCTGGTGATCATAAGATACCTGGTACTGGTCCTGGTTTCATTCCTGACACCCTAAATACAAATATTTATGATAGAGTTTATAGAATTAATGATGAAGATGCTCTAAAAACTGTTAGACAATTAGCTACGGAAGGAATTTTAGTTGGCCCATCAACAGGTGCAGCGGTCTGGACTGCTATTCAAGCAGCCAAAGAAGTTGGTGCAGGTAAAACTATTCTAACAATGGCTCCTGATACTGGAGAGAGATATTTAAGTTCAGACATATTTTAATGATTAAAGTGAATAAAAAATCAATTGGCATATTACTCTCTCTTATTTTCTGGGATAGCCTTAAATTTATCCCAGATTGTTTCATGTAAATAATAAATTATTGTCTTAAAAATCACTTCCAATAGGGCTACTCCTCCAGCTACCTTTAGCTCACCACTTAAAAAATACACTATTAAAATTGTTGTAGTAGTAGCTGTCATTCGCCAAGTAATACTTTTGAATATTCGCCGTAATTTATTGCTCATTAGCAATTACCTCCAATATCTTTTGTACTGATTCTCCAATAGATAACTTATCTGTATCTATAATTACATCTGAAGTTTCAGGTGTTTCGTATGGTGAAGAAACACCTGTAAAATCATCTATCTCACCTTGTTTAGCCTTCTGATATAATCCCTTCGGATCACGTTCAGCACAAGTTGGTACATCAGCCTTTACATAAATTTCAATAAAACTATCTTCCCCTGCTCTTTCTCTCGCAAAATCCCGCATCTCCTGAAAAGGAGAAATAAATGAAGCTAACGTTATCAATCCCGCATCCTTAAACAAGGCAGCCACTTCTGCTATTCGTCGTATATTCTCATCTCGATCTTCCTTAGCAAAACCAAGATCAGAGTTCAAACCATGTCTGACATTATCTCCATCTAACCTATAAACAGCCTTGCCTTGTTTAAGTAACTCTTTTTCCACTTCTACAGCTATTGTAGACTTTCCAGAACCAGAAAGACCTGTAAACCAGACGACGACTCCATTTTGGGTTAGGTTCTTGCATCTATCCTCATACGTGACCTTACCCTCGTGCCACATAATATTCTTTGAGCTTGTCGTCGAATTGACAGTTGATGGTTGACGGTTGACAGTTTGCTCATTACTGTCATTATCAACTTGTTCTTTATCTTCTGTTATTCCCTGAGGTTCAGGAGCATCTTCCTTAAAACCTTCTAATGAAGTCTTAGATTCCTTTTTATTCATCTTAACATTCACCACCAAGCCTTCTCATTTTTCTAAGTAATATAATAAACATTAAACTTCAGTTACAATCTATCATTCAACTCGAAACTTTTTAATATAATCTACTAAATTTCATTTTGAAACTGGTCTTAACTGTCTCACCCAGCCTACGTTAGACTCTGCTTCTAATTCATAAACTCTTTTCCGCGCTTCACTGTAAACTAATTAAACCCTGGATTAAATATAATCCCACGTTCTTGCAGTAAATTCTTAATCTGCTGCGCTGCATCTTCTACTTCCTCAAACTCCGGTATATGTAAATCATAATCTATATCCGTAGTCACATTCTCACCAAGCCAAACTGTCTCTATCTTATCTGCATTAACCGTAGTCTTAATTAGCTCTAGATCTTCTTGTGTCAATTCTACCGCTGTAACAGCTAGGATTGCTCCAGCATCAAGCATAATATGTGACACTTCAGCTAATCTTCTTAAATGTTCTTCCCGATGATTATTACTTTGACCTTTAATGTCCGCATCTACTCCATATAGTAGATTACCAATGCCTAAGAAGTAAACTATCTTACCATCATCAAATAATCTCTTCTCTAACGCCTTAGCTGTCGGTTTCTTTCCAACATCCTCTTCGCCAGTAATTACGACTAAAGTTGACTTTTGATTATACTTCTCAGCTCGTTCATCATTAGTAATATGGCTCTTTTCCCATTTATAATTTCTAAGCATTACTTTCTCTCTTACCCAGCTTTGTTCA containing:
- a CDS encoding aliphatic sulfonate ABC transporter substrate-binding protein, which codes for MNKKILLMLILLIGILVITGCGNESANTSTKVKEITIGYFPNLTHAPGILGVANESFEKEFEGIKVNFKTFPKGSLFMDAIATGQVDIGYVGPGPVLNRYLQGAKVKVLASASIAGNVIVGNESSHISSPIDLANKTIATPGLACSHDLLLRRFLWNNDLKMKKRGGNIKQVLQKPAAMMGLFEQEQIDAAVVSEPWAAVMEEKIDAKILVNWNEMPWGGKMPATVIATTTEFTEDHPKLVKKFLKVNEDNINFIKNNRKESLKLIQQEIKRITKQKLSINILDQALTRTKLTSNIDPEIIQEFANISGDLGVIKKSTDVTGLVDKSFLKEIKQ
- the cysK gene encoding cysteine synthase A, giving the protein MQIADNVLELIGNTPVVKLNKMLPKDIADIYIKLESFNPTRSVKARPAYNMIEQAEKGGTLKPGGTIIEPTSGNTGIGLAMTAAVKGYKAILIMPESASEERISIMKAYGAEVILTPANKGMTGAVKKSEELLTKTKNSFMPNQFKNPANPNAHRHTTAQEIVRTFDNLDLFISTAGTGGTVSGTGEELKKEFPNLKIYIVESENSPVISGGKSGDHKIPGTGPGFIPDTLNTNIYDRVYRINDEDALKTVRQLATEGILVGPSTGAAVWTAIQAAKEVGAGKTILTMAPDTGERYLSSDIF
- a CDS encoding DUF2061 domain-containing protein, coding for MSNKLRRIFKSITWRMTATTTTILIVYFLSGELKVAGGVALLEVIFKTIIYYLHETIWDKFKAIPENKRE
- the cysC gene encoding adenylyl-sulfate kinase, which translates into the protein MWHEGKVTYEDRCKNLTQNGVVVWFTGLSGSGKSTIAVEVEKELLKQGKAVYRLDGDNVRHGLNSDLGFAKEDRDENIRRIAEVAALFKDAGLITLASFISPFQEMRDFARERAGEDSFIEIYVKADVPTCAERDPKGLYQKAKQGEIDDFTGVSSPYETPETSDVIIDTDKLSIGESVQKILEVIANEQ
- a CDS encoding adenylyl-sulfate kinase encodes the protein VAECILKLDKAIAFDLTSEIAETSRFVIVDEHEIAGGGIVQAALEDEQSWVREKVMLRNYKWEKSHITNDERAEKYNQKSTLVVITGEEDVGKKPTAKALEKRLFDDGKIVYFLGIGNLLYGVDADIKGQSNNHREEHLRRLAEVSHIMLDAGAILAVTAVELTQEDLELIKTTVNADKIETVWLGENVTTDIDYDLHIPEFEEVEDAAQQIKNLLQERGIIFNPGFN